In Penaeus monodon isolate SGIC_2016 chromosome 7, NSTDA_Pmon_1, whole genome shotgun sequence, the genomic stretch aatgtttttttttctttcagaaaagACCTCAGTTTATACATCTATAGTATAAGTTTATTtagattaatatagatacatttaAAGTTGTTTTATCCCCGCAGTTATAACAAAGAAATACCGCCCTCAGATAATGCAAATGCTTTGTGCTCTTTTATATTGTTTACAAAATAATCGAATTGATTAATACCTCTGGTCAACACAAATACCCACCTGCTCGCTAGAATTATAAAGAATGATATCCCTCTACCAAAATTCCATAGCATTCCTTACGTGTCATCAACCGAGGACTTCATCAGCTAAAGACTAAACTTAATTTACAACTACAGGTCCTTCATCCTGGCCTTAAATACCGCTGTCGCTGTGAGTCATGGGCGCTGGAAGCTAACTTAGGGTCGCGCGTTGGAGGTCATAATAGGTCACTTGGTTCTGTAAGTGCTTTTCTTTTACCGATTGAATATTGTTAGATTATGTTCTCCCTTGAATTTAGTAAATACATTgggtttgctttttatttatttatttatttgcgcaTATTCCAAACACGAATGCACGGTTTAAGATTTCCACACAATTTTCTAAAGTTGCCACATATCGAGACTGAAGACACTTGGAGAGGGCGGGGGAGCGAACACCTTCCCTCGTGCTCTTAAAGATCATTTGGCTGCACTTTCTCTTGGAGTTTCCTTTGTTGCCTCATTATACCCTTGTTCTaccactcacgcacgcacacgcatgtatgtgGGTGAGAGGCTTTGCATGCACTTTTCACTCGTATATGTGCACGCACGAACCTTTCCCTAACTCCAAGGAGACAGgtatgcacgtacacacgcatatgtacttGTGTACTGTTCACTCCCTTCGTTCTCGCTTTGTCAcagcaaataaatgaatagattaacACGCAAGTACTGGTACTCACACACGCATAGCCACAGTCTCGCACATACACACTTTTTTACAAGCAAAGACAAacgcagatagacacacacacacacgcgcgcactcgcGCATACcaaccaccttcccccctccctgtaTACATTGGTATACCCTACATGTCCACTCGCCCCTCCTGTACCTTCTTATCAAACAAGTTTGTCCTGTGACCTCAGCCAACTGCCATTTAAGTCCCAAGGGTCCGAAGAGAGATAAATTCTATTTTTGTGTCTCCAAGTTCTGAGGCAAACCTGTTTGGAGAAGTTTTAAGGCTCTTTTATTAGTTAAATTCATTGCTTGATTACTGAGATAATAACGCTAAAGCGGTGTAAGCAGGTGTGATAATGTCTTCGGGTTGCTAAGAACGCCAGTTTCCTGGCgattttttttgtcatgtctTTGTTTGGTCTTTATTTCTTTGCTTTGCGTGATGTAATCTCCccatcttcacttctctctctctctctctctctctctctctctctctctctctctctccctctctctctctctctccctctccctctctctctccttctctctctccttctctccccttctctccccctcctttcttccctcccttcctccctccctcccccttctttcttccctcccttcctccctcccccctccttccctcccccctccttccttccccccctccttccctccctatctctccttccttccctccctcccatcccctgcaCTTTCtcactgtctccatctctctttcagcATTTTCAGCACCGCCGGTGAGCATTATAAGTTGGAAGATTTATTTACTTTCAAAGTTGCTCAGTTTGCTCTTCCAGGAGGATCCGGGAGATTTAACTCAATAAGGAATTTTCTTACGTGACGCCGGGTGGAGGATCAGGCATTCATAATTGCATGGGAtcctttagggggaaaaaattatatataaaaatccagtTTAAAAAATATGCGTGAAATAATTCACTGTATCAGGTAAGCACACAAGTTTCAAAAAGTTTTCCAATTTTGTAGAGCATGGAAACCGTTAAGTGTGTCGTGCTAAGTGCTGAGGAAAGTGATCACACGTGTCATCACCAAACATGGCATCTCTTAACCGCGGCTCCGGACACAGGTCTTCATTGTTCTCTGGCcgtgttccttttatttttatctgcaGGCAAtctgtatgtgtctctgtatTTACATGCGGTTATATTCTCAttcaatctgtctgtctttttgacAGAcagactctctgtctctctctctctctctctctctctctctctctctctctctctctctctctctctctctctctctctctctctctctctctctctctctctctctctctctctctctctctcccctctctctctctctctctctctctcctctccctctccctctcccctctctcctctccctctctctctctctctctctctctcccctctctctctctctctctctctctctctctctctctctctctcctctctctctcctctctctcttctctctcctctctctcctctctctctctctctcctctctctctctctctctctctctctctctctctctctctctctctctctctctctctctctctctctctctccagaggcttttcatattcttcctttatttttcacatAACAATAAATCCCTCCCTCCTTACgtcttccctcccttgctcccttcgACGCCCCTGATCatcccttaccctttcctttcGAGACTTTCCGCCCCTTGAACCCGGCGCTCTCCTCCTGCTCTCGCTCCTCCTTCATCCTGGGAGGACTGCGTCATAATTGCCCGGACCAGAAGCAGATCAATCAGAGGAGGAAGTGAAGCAGAGGGGAACGAGATTGACTAATTTGTGTCGTGTTTCTGACGAAggggcctcctcccctccccctccccctcccccagccctcccGCTCCGCCTCTTGACTCGACTGGATTCGcgattcctctgtgtgtgtgtgcggggctgCAGTCTGGGGCTCTTTTTCATATTAGGATTTAGGGattatttaaagattttatgTGCATATAGGCCAAGATCGTCGTTGGAGCTGTTTTATTGTATCCAGCCCCTCTCTCTGCATATAGTTGATTTTGTTCTTGCTTAGAAAAATGCTGAATTCATTTGAAAACATTCTTTAATGCATTCCTTCATGTGTAACTTATCTCTGATGAATCGTATTGTCTTACCAACATTTTACCAATACTCTTTCGAAATTTAttgacattactatcattattttgttttctgtcaTCTCCTACTTGTCATATTTGAAACTGGACATAACTGACCCTAAAAGACCACAAATTGAAGACTCAAATAAGCGAAACAtgggaaagaaaaatacattcatTGCCAGCGTTCTTATCTAACAGAGAAAACATAAACTTTAATTTATAGTATTACTTTACCGGATAGAAAACCGCAAATTCTGTGAAAGGTGAAGCGCTAAACCTGAGCCTTCCGGTGGACACACGGACTTACTCCCTTCTTCCACCGGAGAGAAAGGGCCGAGGGTATGAaactgctggggggggggggggtacggaggAGGGGCAGCTGTGGATGGTGCAAGGGTACGAAgcttttggtgtggtggtgcaaGGGTACGaaggttttggtgtggtggtgcaaGGGTACGAAgcttttggtgtggtggtgcaaGGGTACGaaggttttggtgtggtggtgcaaGGGTACGAAgcttttggtgtggtggtgcaaGGGTACGAAgcttttggtgtggtggtgcaaGGGTACGAAgcttttggtgtggtggtgcaaGGGTACGAAgcttttggtgtggtggtgcaaGGGCGCAGGAATCCCGGGATGGCGCGTCAGCCTAGGGATGGTGCTAAGTGGAAACATGGGTCTTGTCATGATGATTGCAGAGTTGCAGGAGTGTTGGGATGGTATTGCAAGGGCACGTGAGTCTTTGGATGGTATTGCAAGGGTGCGTGAGTCTTTGGACGGTATTGCAAGGGTGCGTGAGTCTTTGGATGGTTTTGCAAGGGCACGTGAGTCTTTGCATGGTATTGCAAGGGTGCGTGAGTCTTTGGATGGTATTGCAAGGGTGCGTGAGTCTTTAGATGGTATTGCAAGGGTGCGTGAGTCTTTGGACGGTATTGCAAGGGTGCGTGAGTCTTTGGATGGTATTGCAAGGGCACGTGAGTCTTTGGATGGTATTGCAAGGGCACGTGAGTCTTTGGATGGTATTGCAAGGGTGCGTGAGTCTTTGGATGG encodes the following:
- the LOC119575580 gene encoding histidine-rich glycoprotein-like, whose protein sequence is MFPLSTIPRLTRHPGIPAPLHHHTKSFVPLHHHTKSFVPLHHHTKSFVPLHHHTKSFVPLHHHTKTFVPLHHHTKSFVPLHHHTKTFVPLHHHTKSFVPLHHPQLPLLRSVMSSFKYDK